In Methanomassiliicoccus luminyensis B10, the sequence GCTTTCCCTCTTCCGCGGTCACCGCGCCGTGATGGTCCACCGTCTCCCCGGCCCACATCCGCTTTATGATCTCGGCCGATTCCCTGAGCCGCTGGTCCCGGACGCGCTTGGACGGCCACCCCTGCCCCGTGACCACCTCGTTCACGAACTGTCCGCTCCCCACGGCCATCCAGAATCGGCCCGGGAACATCTCCTCCAGCGTGGCGGCCTTCTGGGCCACGATGGCGGGGTGATACCTCTGCCCCGGCGCGCACACCACCCCGAACGGCACAGCGGTGGCCTGCATCGCCGCTCCCAGCCAGGACCACGCGTAGCCGCTCTGCCCCTGCCTCTCGCTCCAGGGCGCGAAGTGGTCGGAGCACATCGCCGCGGTGAACCCTGCCTTCTCCGCCCTCTGCACCAGTTGGAGCAGCCTGCTCGGGGGGAACTGCTCGTGAGAGGAGTGATAGCCTATCAATACCATCCAGATCACCGAACCTGCCTCGGGCCGCGCCCTGGCCAGCGGTGATTTTCTCTGGAAACCCGGCGTATTTATTTATTATGCCGCGCGGCCAGATGCCGGGCTGGACGCTCTCGCTCCGGTGAAATAAAACGAAAAGGGAAAAGATTGGAAGAAAGGCCGGCTCAGACCAGGCCGAGGTTCTCCGGGCTGAGCGCCGAGGTGATGCCGGTCACCGCCGAGGCGATGATGAACGACACCGCCAGGAGCACGCCCGCCAGGATGATGGCGATGGCCACGTTGCCTTTCTCCAGCTCCTTCATCTCGTCGATATCGACGGTGATGCGGTCGAAGATCTTGATGGCCAAGTACACCGAGCCGACGCCGGCGATGATCCCGATGGCCAGGTTCAACAGCCCCAGGCCCAGCACGACCGCCAGGCCGGCGGGGTCGGTGGCAGTATCGAGACCGGCCAGCAGCGAGGCCACGCTGCTCTGGATAACGAAGGAGATCGAGATTATCACCGCGGCGATGAATATGCCGACAGCGACATTGCCGTTCTTGATCTCCTCCCATTCACGGAGCCCCTTGGTGAGCCGGTCGAAGAGCTTGAGGCCGATGTACACGGCACCCATGGCCAGGACCAATCCCACCACCAGCTGCACTACCGCAGCCATCGCGCTAACGATCGCAGTATCCCAACTCATGCTGAAGTCCTCCCAGGACCGCCCCCTCCTAGCGGCAGGAGGTAATAAACCATATTGCCGTGAATCCAATTCTCGCAAAAGGTAAAAAGGGGCCCGGAGGGCCGTTGCCCGTCACGCCGGCCCGATGCTCTTGACCTCGTAGCCAGCGTTGGTCACCGCGGCCTTCAGCGTCTCGTCCGGGACGTCCTTGGAGAGCGTGACGATGGCCTGCTTCCTGTCCAGGTCCACCTTCGCGCTGACGCCCTCTATCGCCCCGAGGGCCTTCTCCACCCTCGCGGAGCAGTGCCCGCAGCTCATGCCCTCGATCGTCATTACTTTCCTCATTCCATCATCTCCTTTCTTTTCGCTCTCTTTGTCTCTCACGTTCTCGCTCACCGCCGGGCACGCGGCGTCGCATTGCCCGGGGGCCCGGGCCTCCTCGAAGGAGGGCCGGAACCTCTTAAGCCGCAGCGCGTTGCTGACCACGCTCACCGAGCTGAAGCTCATGGCCGCCGCCGCGATCATCGGGCTCAGCTGGATGCCGAAGGCGGGGTACAGGATGCCCGCGGCGATGGGTATGCCCACCACATTGTAGAAGAACGCCCAGAACAGGTTCTGCCGGATGTTCCGTATGGTCGCCCGGCTCAGCTGTATGGCGGTGGCGGCGTCGCGCAGGTCGCTCTTTACCAGCACGATGTCGGCCGACTCTATCGCTATGTCCGTCCCGGCGCCCGATAGCCACCCCCAGTCCGCGCGGACCAGCGCCGGCGCGTCGTTGATGCCGTCCCCCACCATCGCCACCCGCTTTCCCTCGCCCTGCAGCCGGTAAATCTCCCGCTCCTTGTCCTGCGGCAGCACCTCCGCCAGGGCACGGCCGATGCCCAGCTTCTTTCGTATGGCCTCGGCGGTCCGCTTGTTGTCCCCAGTGAGCATTACCACGTCGATGCCCATCTCCTTGAAGCGGCCGATGGCCTCCGGGCTGGTGGGCATTATGACGTCCGCCACGGCGATGAGGCCGAGCGCCCCCCGCTCGCCGGCGAAGTACAGGGGGGGTCTTCCCCCCCTCGGCCAGGCGGTCCGCCTCCCCGTCCAGGGCGGAGGTGTCGATGCCCTTCTCCATCATCATGCGCAGGTTGCCGGCGTACACCATGGTCCCGTCCACGCGCCCCTGCAGCCCCTGGCCCGGGACCGCGAGGAAATCCTCTACCGGGGCAAGGTCCAGACCAAGCTCGTCGGCGCGCGCCGTTATCGCGTCGGCCAGGGGGTGTTCCGAGTGCCGCTCCAGCGATGCGGCGACGCGCAGCAGCTCGGTGTCGTCCGCGGCCACCACGTCCGTTACCCTCGGCCTCCCTTCGGTGATGGTGCCGG encodes:
- a CDS encoding DUF350 domain-containing protein; its protein translation is MSWDTAIVSAMAAVVQLVVGLVLAMGAVYIGLKLFDRLTKGLREWEEIKNGNVAVGIFIAAVIISISFVIQSSVASLLAGLDTATDPAGLAVVLGLGLLNLAIGIIAGVGSVYLAIKIFDRITVDIDEMKELEKGNVAIAIILAGVLLAVSFIIASAVTGITSALSPENLGLV